The Polaribacter sp. HaHaR_3_91 genomic sequence CTTTCTTTTCTGATTTGGGTTCGGCTTTTGACTGGTTGTTGCCTTTTGGTTAGGATTTGGTTTTTGATTTGGGTTAGACCTTGTCCTTGGCTTATTATTATTATTATTATTAGCAACTGCCGCCGGTTTTTTCTTATTTCTTCTCTTACGATTACTTGTTTTAGGAGCATCAAAACGCGTTAAACTATCTTGCCCAACAGCATCTTCGAAATCTACTTTAACAGGAATTTCTACATCCGCTTCATATTCTTCTAACGAAATAGATTTTTCATTATTTTTATTAAGCGCTATTATTTCTAAAACTTGTTCTAATGTAAGTCTAAACCATTTAAAACGCTCTTCTTTGTAGGTATACCAAAGATGATTTTTAAAAATATCCATCTTTACAAATACGGCATCTCCCTTTTCTGTTTTTAGTACTAAATCTTGTTTCGGAAATGATTTTAAAGCATCTAAATACGTGTCTAATTCAAAATTTAAACAACACTTTAGTTTACCACATTGTCCTGCTAACTTTAAAGGATTTAAAGATAATTGCTGATAACGTGCCGCAGACGTTGTTACTTTTCTAAAATCTGTTAACCAAGTAGAACAACATAACTCTCTACCACAAGAACCAACACCACCTAAACGGGCAGCTTCTTGCCTTGCACCTACTTGCTTCATTTCTACACGAATAGAAAATGCACTTGCCAAATCTCTAATTAACTGTCTAAAATCTACTCTTGTATCTGCCGTATAATAGAACGTAGCTTTATTTCCATCACCTTGATATTCTACATCAGACAACTTCATTTGCAAACCTAAACGTCCTAGAATTTCTCTTCCTTTTCTTTGCGTTTCTTCTTCTTTGCCTCTTGCCTCTTGCCAAATATCTATATCTCTCTGACTCGCTTTTCTGTAAATTTTCTTTACATCTTCATGATCTGCGGTAATTTTGCGTTTTTTCATTTGCACTTTTACCAACTCTCCTGCCAAAGAAACTGTACCAATATCATGTCCTGGAGCACCTTCTACCGCCACAATATCTCC encodes the following:
- the ricT gene encoding regulatory iron-sulfur-containing complex subunit RicT; amino-acid sequence: MACGSCGTTENGVPKGCKSNGNCGSGTCGSGSNKLAVFDWLSNMTLPSGQERFNIFEVRFKNGRKHFYTNPDNLPITMGDIVAVEGAPGHDIGTVSLAGELVKVQMKKRKITADHEDVKKIYRKASQRDIDIWQEARGKEEETQRKGREILGRLGLQMKLSDVEYQGDGNKATFYYTADTRVDFRQLIRDLASAFSIRVEMKQVGARQEAARLGGVGSCGRELCCSTWLTDFRKVTTSAARYQQLSLNPLKLAGQCGKLKCCLNFELDTYLDALKSFPKQDLVLKTEKGDAVFVKMDIFKNHLWYTYKEERFKWFRLTLEQVLEIIALNKNNEKSISLEEYEADVEIPVKVDFEDAVGQDSLTRFDAPKTSNRKRRNKKKPAAVANNNNNNKPRTRSNPNQKPNPNQKATTSQKPNPNQKRKPQAKKQLNTNPNQKPKAKLNPNGNPNQKAKPNAQPKPRPQRKPRPKPQGDVKKPEGEAKDIKKPEGEVKKVNKPRRNNRNRKNNNPKNDNNSEK